From one uncultured Bacteroides sp. genomic stretch:
- the fldA gene encoding flavodoxin FldA, which yields MNKIGIFYGSTTGTAEDIARKIAAKLNLPKTDIYDASKITEELVKQYDVLLLGTSTWGDGELQDDWYDGVKVLKAAGISHKYVALFGCGDAESYSDTFCGGMGNLYEDLKDTGCTFCGATDTDGYSFSASGSVVNDKFVGLAIDEVNEDDKTDGRIDNWIEILKKECLN from the coding sequence ATGAATAAGATTGGCATATTTTATGGTTCCACAACCGGAACTGCCGAAGACATAGCGCGTAAAATTGCAGCAAAGCTGAACCTTCCTAAAACGGATATTTATGATGCATCAAAAATTACCGAAGAATTAGTGAAGCAATACGATGTATTGCTGTTAGGAACCTCAACCTGGGGAGATGGCGAATTGCAAGACGATTGGTATGATGGAGTCAAAGTTCTTAAAGCGGCAGGCATATCCCATAAATATGTGGCCTTGTTCGGCTGCGGAGATGCTGAATCGTATAGCGATACTTTTTGCGGTGGCATGGGTAATCTCTACGAGGACCTGAAAGATACAGGCTGCACATTTTGCGGAGCAACAGATACCGACGGATATTCTTTCAGTGCATCAGGATCTGTGGTCAACGATAAGTTCGTCGGGCTTGCCATTGATGAAGTCAATGAAGATGATAAAACCGACGGCCGCATAGACAATTGGATTGAGATTCTTAAAAAAGAATGTTTGAATTAA
- a CDS encoding hemerythrin domain-containing protein, whose translation MDKLQKYKSTDKMSDLICDNYSLLQVMSRFGLSLGFGDKTVKEVCEMNKVDYHTFLTVVNFMEEGFSRMNDETEDISIPALVDYLRQAHVYFLDFSLPSIRRKLIDAIDYSEKDVVSLILNFFDVYVREVRKHMEYEEKTVFKYVDDLLCNQAKKDYQISTFSKHHDQISEMLTELKNIIIKYCPSKANNNLLNAVLFDIFACEEALDSHCKVEDYLFVPAILKLERRICSDKK comes from the coding sequence ATGGATAAGTTGCAAAAATATAAATCTACGGATAAGATGAGTGATCTTATTTGCGATAACTATTCATTGCTGCAGGTTATGAGTCGCTTCGGATTATCGCTTGGATTTGGCGATAAAACGGTGAAGGAGGTTTGCGAAATGAATAAGGTAGATTATCATACTTTTCTAACTGTGGTGAATTTTATGGAAGAAGGGTTCTCGCGAATGAACGATGAAACGGAAGATATATCTATACCTGCCTTGGTCGATTATCTTCGTCAGGCGCATGTTTATTTTCTTGATTTTTCTCTGCCAAGCATACGACGTAAATTAATAGATGCTATAGATTATTCGGAAAAAGATGTTGTATCTCTTATTCTTAATTTCTTCGATGTATATGTGCGTGAAGTAAGAAAGCACATGGAATATGAAGAAAAAACGGTTTTTAAGTATGTTGATGATTTGCTCTGCAATCAGGCAAAAAAAGATTATCAGATAAGTACTTTTTCTAAACACCACGATCAGATTAGCGAGATGCTTACTGAGCTGAAAAATATTATAATTAAATATTGCCCTTCAAAAGCTAATAATAATTTATTAAATGCAGTTCTTTTTGATATATTTGCTTGCGAGGAAGCGCTTGATTCTCATTGTAAAGTAGAAGACTACCTCTTTGTTCCGGCTATTCTGAAATTGGAAAGGAGGATCTGCAGTGATAAAAAATAA
- a CDS encoding response regulator transcription factor — protein sequence MKNNETIRIAIAEASVIIRSGLTVALRRLPNLKIQPIELGSIDALNDCLRTQPPDILIVNPAFGNYFDVSRFREDVYGKGIRVVALVSSFIDAALLSKYDDSIAICDDLELIAVKISRLQNIEPAEDNDNQETLSLREREIVVCVVKGMTNKEIAEQLFLSIHTVITHRRNISRKLQIHSAAGLTIYAIVNKLVEIGEIKDL from the coding sequence ATAAAAAATAACGAAACAATTCGTATAGCCATAGCGGAAGCATCTGTCATTATTCGTAGTGGTTTGACGGTTGCTCTGAGGAGATTACCGAATCTTAAAATACAGCCTATAGAACTTGGCTCTATTGACGCGCTAAATGATTGTTTACGCACTCAGCCTCCCGATATTTTAATTGTAAATCCTGCTTTTGGTAACTATTTTGATGTCAGCCGTTTTCGTGAAGATGTATATGGAAAAGGCATTCGAGTGGTTGCTTTGGTTAGCTCGTTTATTGATGCGGCACTGCTGAGTAAATATGATGATTCGATTGCTATTTGCGATGATCTGGAGTTGATTGCGGTTAAAATAAGTCGCTTGCAAAACATAGAACCGGCTGAAGATAATGACAATCAGGAGACATTGAGTTTGCGCGAGAGAGAGATTGTGGTTTGTGTAGTTAAGGGGATGACCAATAAGGAGATTGCCGAACAATTGTTTCTGTCTATTCACACGGTCATTACTCATAGGAGGAATATCAGCAGAAAGTTACAAATTCATAGTGCTGCAGGTTTAACAATTTATGCCATTGTTAATAAATTGGTGGAAATAGGTGAGATAAAAGATTTATAG
- the gpmA gene encoding 2,3-diphosphoglycerate-dependent phosphoglycerate mutase has protein sequence MRKLVLVRHGESQWNQQNRFTGWADVALSEKGEKEAREAGRLIKEAGLSFDIAFSSILKRAIKTQHLLQEEADQMWIPEIHHWRLNERHYGALQGLNKAETAQKYGDEQVHIWRRSYDIVPPLLSSEDERCAFHENKYKKLDQSMLPLGESLKLTIKRVLPFWYDSIAPALLDDKTVLVVAHGNSLRALIKYLDQISDDNIVSLEIPTGIPQVYELDNSLKPLKHYYLK, from the coding sequence ATGAGAAAACTAGTTTTAGTAAGACATGGCGAGAGCCAATGGAATCAACAAAACCGTTTCACAGGATGGGCAGACGTGGCTCTGAGTGAAAAAGGAGAAAAAGAAGCCCGTGAAGCAGGAAGATTAATAAAAGAAGCCGGGCTCAGCTTTGACATTGCATTTTCATCCATTTTAAAACGGGCTATAAAGACCCAACATCTTTTACAAGAGGAAGCCGATCAGATGTGGATACCGGAAATTCACCATTGGCGCTTAAACGAACGCCATTACGGCGCCTTACAAGGCCTCAATAAGGCAGAAACAGCCCAAAAATATGGAGACGAACAAGTACATATCTGGAGAAGAAGCTATGATATTGTCCCTCCGTTGTTATCGTCCGAGGATGAACGCTGTGCGTTTCATGAAAACAAATATAAAAAGCTCGATCAAAGCATGCTTCCTTTAGGAGAATCATTGAAGCTGACCATCAAGCGAGTACTTCCTTTTTGGTATGACAGCATTGCTCCTGCCCTACTTGATGATAAAACGGTATTAGTGGTAGCACATGGCAACAGTCTTAGGGCATTGATTAAGTATTTAGATCAAATAAGTGACGATAACATAGTCAGTCTTGAAATACCTACAGGAATTCCTCAGGTTTATGAGCTCGACAACTCTTTAAAACCCCTTAAGCATTATTACTTGAAATGA
- a CDS encoding acyltransferase, whose amino-acid sequence MNLSTFKQKIDQHPALKSALHNFIMHPVKAKPRWWIHLFYFIYLKRSKGSVIYRSVRKDLPPFNRFALGCYSVVEDFCCLNNAVGDIIIGDYTRIGLRNTIIGPVTIGNYVNLAQNITVSGLNHNYQNVDMRIDEQGVTTLPITIEDDVWIGANAIILPGVTLGRHCVVSAGSVVSRSMPSYSVCAGIPARVIKQYNFENKKWEKV is encoded by the coding sequence ATGAACCTAAGTACTTTTAAACAAAAAATAGATCAACATCCTGCTTTAAAATCGGCACTGCACAATTTTATTATGCATCCCGTCAAAGCAAAACCCCGGTGGTGGATTCATCTATTCTACTTCATCTATTTAAAAAGGAGTAAAGGATCGGTTATTTATCGTAGCGTAAGAAAAGATCTGCCCCCTTTCAATCGATTCGCATTAGGTTGCTATTCTGTTGTTGAAGATTTCTGCTGCCTAAACAATGCCGTAGGCGACATAATTATTGGAGATTACACGCGGATTGGATTAAGGAACACCATCATCGGGCCGGTTACCATCGGGAACTACGTTAACCTTGCACAAAATATAACCGTAAGCGGACTCAATCATAACTATCAAAATGTAGATATGCGGATAGACGAGCAAGGTGTAACAACACTCCCTATCACTATTGAAGATGATGTATGGATAGGAGCCAATGCCATCATCCTGCCGGGAGTTACATTGGGCAGACATTGCGTTGTCTCAGCCGGAAGTGTGGTTAGCCGCTCCATGCCTTCTTATTCTGTCTGTGCCGGAATTCCCGCTCGCGTGATTAAACAATATAATTTCGAGAACAAAAAATGGGAAAAAGTCTGA
- a CDS encoding glycosyltransferase family 2 protein, with product MPPNPLISIITINYNGLNDTSELIESIHTHVHSVSYEIIVVDNASKEDEATKLKEKYPSINVISSKVNRGFSGGNNLGIKQAKGIFILLLNNDTYVADDSFHYLIETFAKSPSIGIVCPKICFATERQCIQYAGYTPLSNITLRNKTIGLGEEDNGQYDNPYNTAYAHGAALMISREAINAIGLMPEIFFLYYEEIDWSTSAKEHGYEIWYNGHCTVFHKESQSTGQLSALRTFYMTRNRLLYALRHKKGIVQWITILYLTTIAATKNSIQFIIKKRFDLAAATYKGIMAFMWLPNKLTK from the coding sequence ATGCCTCCAAATCCTCTCATATCGATTATTACTATAAACTACAACGGCCTGAATGATACCTCCGAGCTGATTGAGTCTATCCACACACATGTACATTCGGTAAGCTACGAAATTATAGTAGTTGACAATGCATCTAAAGAAGATGAGGCAACTAAACTCAAAGAAAAATATCCATCCATTAATGTAATTAGCAGCAAGGTTAACCGAGGTTTTTCGGGAGGCAACAATTTAGGCATTAAGCAAGCCAAAGGGATATTTATTCTACTCCTTAATAATGACACTTACGTAGCTGATGATAGTTTCCATTATTTGATAGAAACATTTGCTAAAAGCCCTTCTATAGGAATAGTTTGCCCCAAAATATGTTTTGCTACAGAACGACAATGCATTCAATATGCAGGCTACACCCCACTAAGCAACATTACATTAAGAAATAAAACCATTGGTCTGGGAGAAGAAGACAACGGACAGTATGACAATCCGTACAACACAGCTTATGCTCATGGCGCAGCTTTAATGATAAGCCGAGAGGCAATAAATGCAATAGGCTTAATGCCTGAAATCTTTTTTCTGTACTACGAAGAAATAGACTGGAGTACATCAGCTAAAGAACATGGATATGAAATTTGGTATAATGGACACTGCACCGTATTTCATAAGGAAAGCCAAAGTACCGGGCAGTTAAGTGCTCTGCGCACCTTTTATATGACAAGAAACAGGTTATTATACGCTTTAAGACACAAAAAAGGGATTGTGCAATGGATTACAATATTATACCTGACAACCATAGCGGCAACTAAAAACAGCATCCAATTCATCATCAAAAAACGATTTGATCTGGCAGCGGCTACTTATAAAGGGATTATGGCATTCATGTGGTTACCCAATAAACTAACTAAATAA